In Desulfobaccales bacterium, the genomic window CGAAAAATTGTTGTCGAATCCGCGCGCCGCCTCGAATATGGCCGCCTCGAATGCCTTATCCACCGCCTCCCGCCCGACCAGGCAGGCCAGATTCATAACGTCCCGTTCAGTCCGGGGAACGTTCCTCTTGATTTCAAAACAGGCGGGAGACAAAATCGCCTCCACCCTGTCCGTGTGTTCCTCCCGGTCCTCCTGAAGGACCCGGTCAAAGAGACGTCCGACTTCGATCTTGTCTTCCTGGGTGGGGACACGACTTTTCCCTAAGAACTGGTCCCTCGCCACCCGGATCTCCGCATGGGTGTTAACAAAATACTCGAAAATATTCGGTACATCCCATGCAACCCGCAATCCCATCTCCACCTTGCCATGTACGCGGCGAAGCTGTTCGGCAAAGGACTTCCGGTTGAGGGACAGTATCCGTTTGATCTCTTTTTCCCCCTCGGCAATCACGCCGAAACTGATGGGCAGGGGGGTCTCTTCTTCCATAAGGCGCTTGAGGACGCTCTGGTGCGCCGCGATATGGCGGCGTTCCGGGCGGATCTTTCCATTGCTGAAATTACTGACCACCGCGCCGATCTGGTTCTCCATAATGAGATAAACCGACTCCCCGTCGATGCCGATATCGCCGTACTCATGGTCTCCTGCCGCCGGGATTACGGCATAAAGATATTTCCCTTCATTTTTCGTTTCTTTGCCGCCCATATTGCCGTCCCCCCTTGTGCTTCCTCGTTATATTTCACCCGCGGCGCTGCGTGTCAGCTTAAGGAATTTGACAGACTTGATAAGGCTTTCCTCCAGTTTTATTTCCAACAAAGCGCTGCATGTATAGCACTTTACCTGCCCCTCATAGTCACTGTAAGTCTCATCGAGGTCGATGGTATGACCGCAGGATAGACAGTTGATCTTCATTCTATATCCTCCCTTTCCATTACCGAGTCTCTGTCTATTACCGAGTCTCTGAGCCCGTAGGCAACAATGTTGAGTTGCTTGTCCACCCGGAGTAAGTACGTGTGGCAATCGAGCACTTTTTTCCGCACGGGCAATCCTAATGCGCTTATGGTCGGATTAGGCACATAGACATCTGCTTCAGCCTCCCACGTTCCCTTTTCGGAGTCCATCAGCGCCAGCTTTGTGACGCTCACCTTCTTAGCGTCCACCATCTTCTTCAAGAAGTTGGCGACAGCATCTCTTACGTCCTCAATAGGCGGCAACTTACGTTCTGCTTCAGGGCCGGCCGTGGAGAGCACCGGTTCCGACATTTTGACTGTATCCAATATGTTCGCCATCGCGTCGCCTTTCTGTGGTTACTTCGCCCGAACCGGTCTCCAGGACATTCATGGGATATTTCATCCTTTCCTCCGGGCGCAACGACTCAAATGGCTTTCCCAGGCTTCCTCCAGCCACTGCCGGCGCAGCCGCCGGTTGACCAGGGCGATGATCTCGTGTTGGACCCGCCGCGCTTCCCCGGCACCCAGGAAAAAACCCGTATGCGTCCGGCAGGCCCGATGACCCGTCACGCACCGGTTAGTCGGAATGTGGTGTGAATCACAGATGGTCAGCATATCGTCCCAGTCCTTTCAGTATCGGATCTTGAACGGCCCCGTCGTTGTCCGTGGGGCCTCCGTCGGTCCCTCCGGTCCCCTCGGTCCGGGGACAGGCCGGCGAACGCCTTTGGCTTCCAGAGCACTAAAGATCTCCTGCCTTGCCGCCTCGATGTCCTGGAAGCGCTGATCAATCTTTCGCACCCTTTCCAGGGCGCTCTGTTTCTCCTTCCCCCGGCGGAACTTTTCCATCTCGAGAATGCTGAGCTTCATATAGGCCTTGTAAGGAATAGTGCCTTCATCCACACGGCCGGAGAGCGTCCTGATGTCCTGCACGCCTTTCATGATTCTCTTCGTCATTGGCGATCCTCTTTACCTTTCTCCTTGGCCGGTTTTGCGGACCCGCAGAACTTGCGGATCACCTCTTCCACCTTCTGCATCATGACCTGCACACCTCTCATAATCCTCTTCATCATTGGCGATCCTCTTTACCTTTCACCCTGGCTGGCCTTGCGGGTCCGCAGATCTTGTGGATCACTTCTTCCACCTTCTGCATCATGACCGGTTGGCCGCCCCGGGTAATCTTGGCGGTATCTGTGGCCAGGACATCCCGGCATACCATCTGAAAAAACACATCGCCCCCTCCGGCGCGCCGGTTCTGAGACGCAAGGATCCGGCCGATGGCGATCCCCGCCCGGATGGTCGGACGGTTGTTATTCACCCCGAAACTCCGTAATTCTCGGACAATATCCACAATCCGTTCAGCGTCTTCCCGGGGGAGTCCCGATTTCCTCATAACGATCAGGATCTCCGTATCCCGGTCATAGTGTTCCAACTGGATGGTGATCAGGCGGTCCATCAGGGCATCCTGGGTTTTGTGGACCCCGGCGTATTCTTCGGGGTTGGAGGTAAAGATCGCCCGGAACTCGGGATGCACGGCCATATACCCCTCCCCGGAGCGGCGCAGTTTCGGCAGATTCAGAATCCCCTCGGAAAGGACGCTGAGGAGGGCGTTGTTCGCTTCCGGCCGGGACCGGTTGAATTCATCGTAAATGAGGATTTCCCCTCGCTCACAGGCGGTGGTCAACCGGTTGTCCACCCAGAGGTTTTTCATTTCTTCCTCTGTCTTCAGGACCGAGTGGATATAATTGTCGACAACTTTGTTTTTCCGGTAACCGGAGTCCTTGCCCACGAGATCGGAAGTGCCGAATTCATCGTCCCCGTGAACCAGGGTGACAGGACGACCGAGCTTGGAGGCCACGTGGAAGGCGAGGGTCGTCTTTCCCGTTCCCGCCACGCCGGAAAAATGGACGGGATAACCCGCCACCAGGTAGGCTAAAGCCCGCTCCGTGACCTGCTCCACATAGGGAGATGAAACAAAGGCGCCGCTGGCTTCGGGTTGAACACTGTCTTCCCCGGCCGATACGCGCACTGTTGATGTGCTGACGACTCTTACGGCATTTTTATTCATGAACTCCTTTCTCCTTCCTTAGTTGTTCAATAATCCATCCTGTTCCCCGGCACTTCAGACAGGCCATTGCCGGGGCCGAGGCGTCATTGCCAGAACCTTTACACACAGGACAAGAGACAGTTGGCTGCAGAGATTGGGGAACGAAGCCCCTGCCGCCGCAGGTGGTACATGTAAGGGTTTTAACGGCCCCTGTTCCCCGGCAATGAGCGCAGGCGACAGCCGGCGCCTTGACCAAGACTTCGCCGCTTCCCCCACAAACACAACATGTGGAAAGGGAAGACATGATATCGAAAGGATCTCTGCCCCGGCCACCGCAAAAGGCGCAGGTCAGTTCCTCAAATACCACCGAGTCACGGCTTAGATTTGTTCGCACCATACAAGCCTCCTCCTTGACCATTCTCCGACTTAGGAGCTGCGGGTATTAAATTTCCTGCCCCGCTTCGCCTTGGTCGCTGCTTTGGCGGGTTTTTCATCCAGCCAGATCTTCTCTTCGCTCTTCTGAAACGGTGGCTTAGAGGTGCTGACAGACGGCGGGGCCTTGACCTCGGGGGTTTCGACCGCCGGGGCTTCAAGCGCCGCTGCGACCGTCTTCTTTTCTTCTTGTTTTTTCAGTGGTTCCTTGAATGTGACCGGTGGCTTTTCTGTCTTGATCTCAGGCGCTGCCACCGCCTTCTTCAGTGCTGCTTCCATCGGGGGCGCCATGGGTTTTACGACCACCGGTTTCTTCTTCATCGGAACGGGAACGGGCCGGGACTTTCCGGGACGCTCGCCGCGCCAGGCAAGCCGGGCCCCCACCAGGTCATCCGCCGTCTCTTTGCGCAGGCCCGCGACCTGTCTTCTCATTTCTGATAGAAAGACTTCCCGGTCATGTCTTCCCTTCCGGGCCATATCATTCCTGTCTCTGGAAAATTCACCCAGCAGGGAGTTGACCTCATCGATCATGGCGGCCACAAAGGCTTCCCGCTCCCCACTGGTCTTTTTCGCCATCGCGGTGTGGGCAGCGGCGAAATAAGCCTGCATGGCCGAAACCGCGGTGGTCAGCTCCCTGGCATCCCGCGCCATCTCCTGCAGCAGCGCCTCTCGCGCACCCCGCAGGGTCTCTATTTCTCCACGCAAACGCGTCATGTCATCGGTCAGTTTGCCCATGATGATCCTCCCTCACCTTCTCCGAACGTGAAAAACCTGTGCAAGGCGGAGGCTCAAAAGCCCCCGCCCCACAGGCGACATTACCTTACTCTCAGGCTGGAGCTGCGGCACTGGCGGTCAGGCCAATCGCCTCAGCGTACTTGAGGTAGGTCTCAACCGAAGCAATCACCACTCTCGCTTCGATAGAAAGCAGCTCAATGCCGACCAGAGATACTTTCACCCAGGCATCGATCACGATTCCTTTGTCCAGGATCCGATCGACAACTTCCGCCAAACTCGAAGAATCTGTTGATTTCTGTACTTTAGCCATCACTATTTCCTCCCTTTCGTTATGTTATCGGTTATCGTTTATTTTGCTTTACCGAACCAAACCTGAGAGGCGCCCGCAAGATCGGCAGCGTTCTCTTTTCTCATCCTGCCGACCTGCCTCTTGATCCTTGATACATACGAGGCCCGCGCTTTCCCGGTTTTTCTGGCCATCGTGGCGTGGGCGGCGGCAAAGTCAGACTGCATGGCTGAAACCGAAGAGGCCAGATCCTTGGCCCCGCGTGCCAGCTCCTGCATCAGCGCCCCCCGATCACTCCGCAAGGCGTCTACCTCCCCGCGTAAACGGGTCATGTCATCGGTCAAATTACCCATAATGATTTTCCCTCATTTTCTCCAGATACTGAAAGACCCATGAAAGGCGGGCGCATCAGAAGCCCCGCCCCACGGGTATCCTTTACCTTAAGCTTAGGCCGGAGCGGCTGCACTGGCTGTCAGACCAATCGCCTCGGCGTATTTAAGATAGGTCTCGACCGAAGCAATCACCACCCTCGCCTCGATGGAAAGCAACTCGATACCAACCAGGGATACCTTAACCCAGGCATCGATCACGATACCTTTGTCGAGGATCCGGTCGACAACTTCTGCCAAACTCGATGAATCTGTTGATTTCTGTACTTTTGCCATCGCTATTTCCTCCTTGATGTGTTGTTATTATGAACTTTCCGAAAACCATCAGCATGCATGCCTGTCTTCTATGAACTATGGAAGCAAGACGTATGCCAAGCCGCCAAGATAAGCATGATAAACGTTAACTTCCCGTATTAAAAGAATAATTCTGAAGGAAAGAAGGTGCTTTAAACGCTCTCGGAGGAGGTTAGGGAATCGTAACTATGGAATCCATTCCTGCGATGACGGGAAATCTTTCCCTACCGGCAGGCATAGCGGGTAATTATGCTCACAATCTCATCATGATCGAAGGGCTTGCCGACGAAGGCGACGACCAGACCCGCCTGGAGGACCCCTTGAATGGTCGGATCATCCTGGTAGAAGTAGCCGGAAACGATGACGATCGGCAGATGGACATTGGTTTTACGGAGCTTCCGGGCCAGTTCGAGACCATCAATGTCCGGCAGTTTGGCGTCTAAAAAGGCCATGCCGAATTTATTGCTTTCTATCAGGGCCATGGCTTCCCGGGCGCTCAAGGCTTTCATGCTGGTAAAACCCGCTTTGCGGATGATATTTTCAAGAATCCAGCACATCTCCGGCTCGTCATCCACAACGAGAATCGGGGCGTATTTTTCGTTCATGATTCACCTCCACCAAAACGGGCGGGCAATTTTACGGTAAAGACACTGCCCCGGCCTTCAACACTTTCCGCGCCAATGGTTCCCCGGTGCTGTTTTACGATGGAATAACAGAGAGACAGGCCGAGGCCGGTCCCTTGTCCCACGATGGAAGTCGTATAGAAAGGATCGAATATCTTCCCGATTTCCATCGTGGAGATGCCGCAACCGGTGTCCGTAACCTGCACCCGGACCTCTGGAGGATCCGTCTTCACATCAATTCCCAGGCGCCCACCGGTGGGCATGGCGTTGATGGCGTTCAAAAAAAGATTCATGAAGACCTGTTGGAGCAGGATGGCCACCCCTTGCACCATGATTGGCTCTTTGGGAAAGGATGAGGTCATTTCAATCTTGTGGATCTTGGCGTGATAGGTTACCAGGGTCAGGGTTTCCTTGATCAGGGACACGAGGTTGACAAGGGTTGTCCGAGTCGTCGTGGAAGGATGGGAATATTTGAGGAGATTCTCGATGATGACCGAGGTCCGCTGGATGCCCTTGTGGATCTTTTCCGCGCACTCCCGGTGAAACTCCGATGTGCCGTCCTCTTCCATAAGAAACTGGGCGCTGGACGAGCAGATGGCCAGGGGATTCCTGATTTCATGGGCGATGCCGCCCGCCATAACCCCGAGGGCGGCAAATTTCTGGGATTGATGCAGTTCCATCTCAAATTTCCTTCTCTCCGTCAAATCCCGGCCTACGGCCACGACGCCCGCCGTCTGATTGGAACTGTCACTGTCCTTCATGGGAGAAAAGACCCAGGAAACGAGAATGAAGGTCGCCTGCTTGGTCCGCAAGGGGCATTCCTTCATCTGGGCGTACTTATGGGTATCAATGCGGGAAAAAATATTCCGGATATCCTTGCAGTCCTCATCGGTGCAGAAGTCGGTAAAATAGTGTTCCCG contains:
- a CDS encoding response regulator, with translation MNEKYAPILVVDDEPEMCWILENIIRKAGFTSMKALSAREAMALIESNKFGMAFLDAKLPDIDGLELARKLRKTNVHLPIVIVSGYFYQDDPTIQGVLQAGLVVAFVGKPFDHDEIVSIITRYACR
- the gvpA gene encoding gas vesicle structural protein GvpA yields the protein MAKVQKSTDSSSLAEVVDRILDKGIVIDAWVKVSLVGIELLSIEARVVIASVETYLKYAEAIGLTASAAAPA
- a CDS encoding GvpL/GvpF family gas vesicle protein translates to MGGKETKNEGKYLYAVIPAAGDHEYGDIGIDGESVYLIMENQIGAVVSNFSNGKIRPERRHIAAHQSVLKRLMEEETPLPISFGVIAEGEKEIKRILSLNRKSFAEQLRRVHGKVEMGLRVAWDVPNIFEYFVNTHAEIRVARDQFLGKSRVPTQEDKIEVGRLFDRVLQEDREEHTDRVEAILSPACFEIKRNVPRTERDVMNLACLVGREAVDKAFEAAIFEAARGFDNNFSFDFNGPWAPHNFVDVELRS
- the gvpA gene encoding gas vesicle structural protein GvpA, producing the protein MAKVQKSTDSSSLAEVVDRILDKGIVIDAWVKVSLVGIELLSIEARVVIASVETYLKYAEAIGLTASAAAPA
- a CDS encoding ATP-binding protein — its product is MEDKTPKAASHELSGRYERLYTMLLDAIPSSVLLIDQNMCIVSANRNFLEKGRRTLANTIGYRLEEVFPTVILDQMDITKRICQVIENNQSVKGERMTYRAPGVPIRIYYYSLLPFSWQGQVEGAVLLMDDVTEQVRLSEEVRQVEQHLASIVESASDLLLSTDKKGRILTWNAAAERLSGYPVAEAREHYFTDFCTDEDCKDIRNIFSRIDTHKYAQMKECPLRTKQATFILVSWVFSPMKDSDSSNQTAGVVAVGRDLTERRKFEMELHQSQKFAALGVMAGGIAHEIRNPLAICSSSAQFLMEEDGTSEFHRECAEKIHKGIQRTSVIIENLLKYSHPSTTTRTTLVNLVSLIKETLTLVTYHAKIHKIEMTSSFPKEPIMVQGVAILLQQVFMNLFLNAINAMPTGGRLGIDVKTDPPEVRVQVTDTGCGISTMEIGKIFDPFYTTSIVGQGTGLGLSLCYSIVKQHRGTIGAESVEGRGSVFTVKLPARFGGGES
- the gvpN gene encoding gas vesicle protein GvpN, which translates into the protein MNKNAVRVVSTSTVRVSAGEDSVQPEASGAFVSSPYVEQVTERALAYLVAGYPVHFSGVAGTGKTTLAFHVASKLGRPVTLVHGDDEFGTSDLVGKDSGYRKNKVVDNYIHSVLKTEEEMKNLWVDNRLTTACERGEILIYDEFNRSRPEANNALLSVLSEGILNLPKLRRSGEGYMAVHPEFRAIFTSNPEEYAGVHKTQDALMDRLITIQLEHYDRDTEILIVMRKSGLPREDAERIVDIVRELRSFGVNNNRPTIRAGIAIGRILASQNRRAGGGDVFFQMVCRDVLATDTAKITRGGQPVMMQKVEEVIHKICGPARPARVKGKEDRQ